Part of the Geobacter pickeringii genome, CTGGACGAGAAAGTCTGGGACCATTCCAGCTTTACCAAGAACAGCGAACGATTGATTGGCTCCGAGGTCGCCGCCGAGTTTCTTTCCCGCGTTCTGGCCCAGGCAGAACGTAAGCGTCTCTTGTCTCGTGAGCACTTCACCGTTGACGGTACTCTCATCGAAGCCTGGGCCTCCATCAAGAGCTTCAAGCCCAAGGATGGACCTCCTTCAGCAGGTGGTGGCGGCAGGAACGATACCGTGGATTTCAAAGGGCAGAAACTTACCAACGAAACCCATGGTTCCACCACTGACCCTGATGCCAGGCTCTACCGCAAGGGGAAGAACAAGGAAGCCAAGCTCTGCTACCAGGGACATACCCTGATGGAGAATCGCAGTGGCCTCATCATCAGGACCAAGGTGACAACGGCAACCGGTTCCGGGGAACGCGACGCAGCTAAGACCATGGTGCAGCAATTGCCAAGGACGACTCGGCGCATCACTCTTGGCGGGGACAAAGGCTACGACACTGAGCCCTTTGTCCGAGAGCTGCGCCGGCTCAAGATTACGCCGCACGTGGCTCAGAACACCACCAACAGGAGATCAGCCATCGACGGCAGAACAACCAATCATCCGAACTACACCATCAGCCAGAAGATCAGAAAACGAATCGAAGAAGGCTTTGGCTGGATGAAGACCGTGGGCAGATTACGCAAGACGATGTACCGGGGAATCGAGAAGATCGCCATGCAACTTGACCTGCACGCTGCGGCCTACAACCTGGTTCGGATGAAAAACCTGGGGCTCGGTGTCACCTGAGAGGGGAAAACTCCCTCGGATCAGGCTACATCAGCAGTATATGAGGTTGATAAAGAGCAAAAAGAACGTAAAGCAAAGGTTCTGAGCAACGAAACGGATTCAAAAAACGAACTGCAAAGTTCAGCGAACTAAAAGAATGTCGATTTTCAACGGCCTGTTAGATAAGCATCTGCTGCAAGTCTCCTGTTACCAAAGGGTTCAGGTACTTAAGCCACGACAGTTTGTCGACGAATATCTTGCCTAAGACAGGAGTTAATCCCATTAACGCTTACCCTATTGTAACTCTCAACAAAGAAATCTAAATTTTTTGCAACTCTGCCTCAACCATATTTCTAACCACTTGTCGCATCTTGACTTGAGCCTCCCAGCCAAGTTGTTCTTTTGCCTTTGCTGGATTTCCGCGACCAGAGGCTATTTCAGTTGGTCTAAAAAGGGATTTGTCAATTGTCACATATTTTTTCCAATCAAGTCCAACAGCCTTAAATGCTTCTTCAACAAAATTTTCCAGAGAATTACTTTCGCCTGTTGCTATTACATAGTCATTTGGATAATCTCGTTGTAACATCAGCCACATTGCTTCAACATACTCAGGAGCCCACCCCCAATCCCTCTCTATTGATATATTCCCAAGCTGTAATTTCTCATTACACCCATTGCTAATTCTGCAAACTGTTGCAATTATTTTTTTTGTCACAAAACGTTCTGGTCGCAATGGTGATTCATGATTAAAAAGTATACCTGAACATGCAAAAAGATTGTAAGCTTCGCGATAATTGGCAACTTCCCAAAAAGCAGCTGACTTTGCAACAGCATAAGGACTACGTGGACGAAAAGGCGTTAATTCATCGGCAGCCATCCCCTCGGTATCTCCGAAGCATTCACTTGAACTCGCATTGTAGAATCGAATCGGACCACCGATAAATCTAATGGCTTCCAGAATATTCAACGTGCTGACGCTAATACTTTCAAGTGTCTCAACTGGCTGAAGAAACGAAAGACCCACAGAACTTTGCCCTGCTAGATTATAGATTTCGCAAGGCATTATCTTGCTTATTGTTTGGAAGACACTTCTAAAATCATTAGGAGCCATCGATTCGAGACATAATTTATCATAAATCCCTAAGAGCTTTAAATTCGTGAACATCGCCATCTGAGCGTCCCTGGCCGTTCCATAAACCTCATAGCCCTTAGCAAGCAGTAGACGCGCGAGATAGGCGCCATCTTGTCCGGATATACCAATTATGAGGGCCTTTCGCTTATCCATTGGCCCGCTTCTCCCGCTCGGCAAGTGCCAAGTCGGCATCGGTCATCATGTCCACTAGACCAGAGAAATCCACCTTCGGTTGCCAGCCTAGCTGCCGCCGGGCCTTGGTTGAGTCGCCAAGAAGGAGGTCCACCTCTGCCGGTCGGAAGTAGCGGGGATCTATTTCGATGACAATCCGGCCAGACTTCGTGTCGACTCCCTTTTCCTGAACTCCTACCCCCTGCCACTCCAGTGGCATATCGAGCCGCGCAAAGACCTTTTCGGCAAACTCCCGCACCGAGTAAGTCTCGCCCGTGGCCACCACGAAGTCGTCGGCCTCCTGCTGCTGGAGCATGAGCCACATGGCCTCTACATAATCACCGGCAAAGCCCCAGTCGCGTTTGGCATCCAAGTTGCCGAGATAAAGTCGCTCCTGAAGACCTGCCTTTATCCGTCCTGCGGCGCGAGTGATCTTGCGTGTCACAAAGGTCTCGCCCCGACGGGGAGACTCGTGGTTAAAAAGAATGCCGTTGCAGGCGTACATGCCGTAGCTCTCACGGTAGTTTACGGTAAGATAGTAGGCATAGGCCTTGGCGCAGGCGTAAGGGGAACGGGGATAGAAGGGGGTAGTCTCTCTTTGAGGAGTTTCTACCACTTTACCGTAAAGCTCCGATGAGGAAGCTTGGTAAAATTTTGTGTTCAACCCTGTCTCCCTGATTCCTTCCAGAATCCGCACAGTTCCTAGAGCATCAATCTCACCAGTGTATTCGGGAACATCAAATGAGACCCGCACGTGACTCTGGGCACCAAGGTTATAGATCTCATCAGGGCGGACTTCGCGCAAGACCCGGTTGATGGAACTGGCATCATTCAAGTCGCCATAGTGGAGGAAAATCCGTACATTTGGCTCATGGGGATCGCGGTAAAGGTGATCAATCCGTCCCGTATTAAACGATGAAGAGCGGCGGATGACGCCATGAACCTCGTATCCCTTGGCAAGAAGTAGATCAGCCAAATAAGAGCCGTCTTGGCCGGAAATGCCGGTGATGAGTGCACGTTTCATAATAACTCCTTTAAACAATTGAAAATATAATTTGCCTTATCTTTCGATCGCAGAACGGTAGGCTGCAATAGTTTCATCAACACACTTTGTCCAACTGAATTGACTAGATCGCTGTAACGATAGCTCCGACAAAACTGCTCGCCGAGAGGTATCGTTATAAAGCGAGAGAATCGCTTCGCACAGAGAGTCTCCATCCCTTGGATCCACAAGAATGCCTGCATCTCCCACAACTTCAGGAAGGGAAGAGGTGTTTGATGTTATGACTGGAACACCGCATTGCATTGCTTCGAGGGGGGGAAGACCAAATCCCTCATAGAGAGATGGATAGACAAACGCAAGCGCTCCACTGTAGAGCGCGGCAAGATCCTCATCCGAGACATATCCAGTAACTATGATACGATCACTCATTGACTCATATTTAGACAACTCTTCAAATATTTTACTGTAATCCCATCCTTTGCTACCAACTAACACAAGACATAAATCATCAATTTTTTCCTGGTTAATTATTTTTGCAAAACATCTGATGATGTGGTCAATATTTTTTCTTGGCTCTAAAGTACTAAGGCTTAGAATATACGGCCGGTTTGGAATAGAGTACTTGGCAAGTTTCTCCGCTATCTTTTTGTTATCATAAATTTTATAAAAAAACGGAGACGCTGCAAGGTGCGTAACTACAATACGACTTGGATCAATTTGTTTACGATATGAACACAAATCATCTTTTGTTGACTGGGAAATAGCAATAACATGTGTTTCAGGATCAATACAGTCCACTACCCTCCGCAACAGATGATCTTCCTTAAATTCAAAGTATTCCGGATGAAGCAGGGGAATAAGATCGTACACCGTAATGAATCGCTTTACATTCTTTATCTTGACGATGTCGGGGGGTATCGGAAGAAAAGGAGAGTGAAAAACATCCACTACATTAGTCGCAAGGTGCCCAAAGGGCGAGTCGTTTTTAACAATGCGTAATGCAACCCTGAGAGTTTCTGCTAAAATCTTTAATGGAATCTGAGTCACAGGAGACATTGCTCTAGCCCTATGACAGATAGCATCTTTATGTTTTTCGATAACTAAAGCAAGTTTTGGATATGCGAAGGGAATCCCTGAGAAAAGTTCATGTTCTCGTACGTAATCTAACGATGGGGTTAGGGTCTCCATGGCACTAAATAAAAGTTGAACGTCTACGGACTGCGTTAGTCCTAATGCAACATTTTCGACAACCCTGAACACCCCTGTTCGAGCGCGGTTATCAACAAGAGATTTTCCAAGTACAGAGATATCATACAAAATCTTCATACGGTCAACTCGCTTCCTTAAATCAAATCAATCACCACAACATAACCTGTATATATCTTTTTAAAATTTATTTTTTCGATAACATATTTAAACAAATACCCTAAAATGTGTTTTTTCAAGCTACCATATCTACCTATTAAGCAATCAGAATCGATCATATCGAGGAATAAATTCTTTAACGGTACCGGCAACTCTCTCTTAATAATAAATTTTTTAACTTTAAAATTACCAATTAAATCGCAGATAGTATCATCTGTATAATTCTTAACATGTGTTTTGTCTGAATAATGCAAAAAAGTTAAATTATACATATCTACATCAGTGTTATCCCTAGGGAGAGCCAAAATAATTCTCTTATCAGTTACTCTGATCAATTCAGACAATGCTTGTATGTCGTTATGGATATGCTCTATGACATCCAGACAAATACTACAATCAAAATATTTGTTATCAAAAGGAAGCGATGTCAGATCGCCTACAACGTAACTTCCTGCTGGGTCAGCATCCTTTGCCAAACGAATGAAGTCGCGATGGTAATCCATACCACAGGCATCAAAACCTTTCTCCTTGAGGAAGCGCACATACCCACCTCCTCCACAGCCGGCGTCTAGAATCTTTTTGCCTTGCACATGGTCTTCTAACATCTTTATACGTTCGGCGTTCAGTGAACCTGAAACTGATGACCAATTGAACTTACGAGCATTTTCGAGTGAATAAAGGTTTGCCATACCGATATAAAATCCCCGCCTAAGTCTCAAACCGCGCGTCTATAGACATCAATCGTCTTGTTTGCAGTATTTTGCCAACTAAAATGTGATGCTCGCTCGATACCACGACAACGCAAAGTGCTCGCAAAGCCCGAATCTGACCATACCCGTGCTACAGCTGCAGCTATTCCCTCGGCCTCCTTGGGATCGAACATAACCGCGGCTTCTCCTGCCACTTCTGGAATTGATGTCACATTGGAGCATGCAACCGGGCATCCGGAAGCCATTGCCTCTACCACGGGAAGCCCAAATCCCTCGAACAGAGAGGGAAACACCATAAGGGATGCCAAATTGTAGAGTAATGGCATATGATCCGAAGGAATAAAATTTAATATTTTGAGATGATTGCCAACCCCGAAAGCTTGAGCAGAAGCCCGCAATTTATCGAAAGAGTTCACAGCAATACCCGTGAGAACAAGGTCACCGTCGAAACGATAATCGTTGACCAAAACTCGCAGAGCTTTTAACAGAGTCTCATGATTTTTGTGAGGCCATGTTGCGGCCGGATAAATCATGAATGGCCGCGACAATTCATAACGATCCCGTAACGCTTGCAGTTGCTGTACCTCATCCCGGGGATGGTACTCAGGACCATGGCCTAGGAAGACAACATCTATTCGGTCAGGCTCAATACCATACTCAGCTACTAGGGAATCACGAGTGAATTTTGAAATAGCTATGATCCGCGTAGCTCTTCGGGCAGAATCCAAATATGCCTTGCGACGTCGGACAAGTTCTTCGGCGGCAAAAAATTCTGGGAAATACTCATGCTGAATATCATAGATGGTCAGTACTGACGGGAACTTCCCCCATGTAGGCTTGAACAGCGAAAGTGGATGATGGACTATGTCAAAATCGAAATAACGCGGCTCCGCTCTGAGTATATCGATGGTGCTCACTGCTCTGAAGACTGATCTCAGAAGTTTTTTGGGCGACGACTTGCGATAGCCGGTAATTTTAATCTCGAATGCTTCATTTTTAAGGGGGAATTCCCCGGCAACGGCTTCGTCGCATAAAAGGGTATATTCGTTTACATGATCACAGGACTGAAGGTGGCTAACAAGGTTGCGCAGATACATCTCCGCCCCGCCAATTTTGCCAGGCCAGAATCCTCTTGTACTTATACCAATTTTCATTATCCCCTCTCGGCAATTCGTACTCAGGCTAACCGCAACGCGAGAAAATTCCCAAAACTCTTCTCAGAAAATGACGCTCGAATTTTCGCAACGCTTCACGAATCTTAAATTCGATATAAATCTCAATACCGAGGTATTCCTTTATCATTCGCGGTTTTTCCATGGCGAAAAGGGGGTCTTCTGTTACGGAACTGAGGCCGGTCTCGTCTTCAAAAACAGCGATTGGTAGGGGAAGATGTTCAAAGACAAACTCCGCATCCGCAAAGCACCTCAAGTTCAAATGGTAGTCGGCAGCAACCCGGTATCGCTGATCAAACTGGTACTTGTCAAATACCTGTCGTGGATAAAATATCGCTTGGTGCGGAATATTTCTGCGACTTAGCAGACGAGCATTGAAACTGCCCCCTTTTCGGCTCCCGTCTGAAGCCATGAGAATATCGCCGTAGTATAAGACATTATCTTGACGCAAATGATTCGCCACTTCACCCAGAACGTCGAGCATCAAGTCGTCGCTCCCCAAGAAATAGACCCAGCGGCCAGAAGCATGAATTACGCCCTTGTTCATGGCGTGATAGACACCATCATCTGGTTCGCTGACCCAGTAAGACAAACAATCACTGAAGCCAGCAATGATTTCACGAGTGCCATCGCTTGATCCTCCGTCGATCACAATCAATTCAAAACAGTCACATCCTTGGTCCAGGACGCTCTTGATAGCCTTTTCAATCCTCCCTCTCTGGTTGAAAACCGGAATAACAACGCTGACCAGTGGCTGCCCCAACGCAGCCGAACTGTGAGTGGCGAGAGTGCAAAACCGATCCATATTATTAATTCTGTTATCAATCACTCCCTAATTCCCCGTCTTCATTTGCGCATTCAACGATGTTCACTTCAGCGAACTCAGTTGAAGGTCGGATGCCGTTCGGGTCAAGGAGAATCGATAATTCATCAAACACTTCATCGGCTGTAATCTCGCAAAGGCACCTCATAACATTATCCCCTTGAGAACACGTCTCTCTGTTGCAGGGCACGCAATCCCATTCCTTCTGGACCACCGTTATTCGTCCCATTCGCTGGACAGAACCAGCCAATCGGTAAGGAGCCTGGTTACAGATACCATTAGGCCAAGGGCCCCAGTGTCTCACCATTGTCGGTCCATACAATGCAACAAGAGGAACATCGAGGGCCGCCGCCATGTGGGTAACAACCGTGTCGACCCCCACAAACCCTTTGGCTTTTGACAATACCGCAGCAAGTTGATTGAGAGTTAAAGGCTCCTTTAAAAAAACCGTGTCAGGGGGTGAATGCGCCAAAATGTCTCTGAGGATTACGTCATCTCCGGAAGATGGTGACCGAGTGAATATCGGCCGAAGCCCTGTCCTGTCTCGAATGATTCCCGCCAGTCGTCCCCACTCAGTCGCAGTCCAGCATTTGTAATGTTTACGGGCAAACGGATGGAGCACAACATAGCCGGCAGTCCCAGTTGTCGAACCGGCAAGCATTTCATCCTCTTCATCAAATCCCATGATAACGTCTGTACGGGGAGGTATCCCTAATGGACCGAGCAGTTGCAACGTAAGAGGAACAATGTGAAGGTTGTCATCATACAAGAGACCTTGATCAAAAATTAATTCTTTCCACCATTCGTTAGCCCGCCTATATGAAAAACCAACTGAGCGACGACCAGCCAGGGCAGTGACGATACTGGTCCTGTCTGACGGATTCGCTCCAATAGCTACATCATATTGACGGAAAAGCCGAGAGATTGTGCTTAAGTTCTTTTTCCCCGGCTCCATTGAAATAATCCGTCCAACGGAGGGATTCTTAAACAAAATTCCTTCCGTCCCACGAAACACGGCATAATCAACAACTGCGTCCGGATATCGCGCTTTGATGGAAAGGGCAAGCGGGGTGGACAGAAGTACGTCGCCGATATAACGCAGAGATACAATCAGAAACTTCAAGCCGGCTCCTCTGCTGTCCTTTTCGTCAATAATAACGGAGCGATCCATCAATCCATTTTTCCTTCAGCGTATGACCGTGCAAAAGACGCTCTTGCGAACGCCACGCCAGTTCCCTCAGCTTCCTCCAGCGCCGCTCCAGAAGACGCCTCCACCACGTCAACTTCCACTTCGCCCTGAAATACGCCCTGTTTTCGGCAACATACGGGCGTTCCTGCATATTCTTCTTCATGGCCTTTTGGGTAACCGATCCAAAATGATGAATAAAAGAATTCCCCGTGGTCCCTATCCTGAAGCCGGCGTTTCTGACCCGACGGAAGAAATCCGCATCCTCAAACTGACCGATACGGAATTTTTCATCAAAAAGCCCGACCGTTTCAAAAACGTGCCGTCGCACCATGAAACAGATGCCATCGGCAACGCCCCGCCTCAGGACATCCTTCATTCGCTCGCAGTACTCCGCCCCGTAGGCAACGATGTCGTAGTTGAATTCACCTTCCCGGATCGCGGGGCTGACCACGTCAAACCCTGCCCGCTCGGCAACGGCGAGGAGGCCGTCAAGCCATCCCGGCGATACAATTACGTCGTTATTGAGGATAACCACCCACTCCGAGTCCGTTTCCCGCACTCCTTGGTTCCAGGCACCTGCACAGCCGAGATTGTCACTGTTGACGATCGCACGAATACAGGACACTGCGGCCAGGTATCCGGCGGTTCCGTCGCTGGAGGCGTTGTCGAGCACCAGCACCTCGACGTGTTCGTCCAGGGTTGACAGGAGACTCTCCAGGCAGAGTTTTGTGTAATGGACCTGGTTGTAAACCGGGATCACGATACTGACGACAGACACCGGCTCACCCTTCCGCATGCTTTATTACGTACATTTTGTCAGACATATTCAACCCTTAACTTTCGAGCTCAGTCATAAGCGTAATTGCACGTTGTTGGTAGGTATGGTCCCCCATGACCCGCTCGTGGGCCTTCTCCGCGATCCGTCTCCTCTCGTCGGGACGGTCGAGATAATAGCTGATCTTCTCCCGGCAGTCGTCCGGATCGCGGTAGGTGGCGACTTCGTCGCGGGCGAAGTCGTCCATAACGTGAACCCTATCCTCCATGAGCAGGAACCCGCCGCATGCCGGCACCCCGTAGGCCCGCTCGGTGAGCCCCCAGCTCATGACGCCGGTGGAGTCGGCCGCGGCGATGCAGCTCAGGTTGATCCTGCTCCTCTGGATGATCCCCAGCTGCTCAGCACAGGAGTAAGGACGCCGGGAAACGTCTGCGAAGAGGACGCGCAGTCCCCGGCGGTTCAGGAACTCCTCCAGCCCGGCTAGGAACGCGGCCCGGCGCCGGTGCTCGGGATAGGCAGCGCCGTTCATGTTCCCAAGGAAAGAGACGTCCCAGTCGTAGTCACCCCGGTCCCACAGCTCGGCGAACGAGACGCCGTTCATGCCGTAGTAGCTCGTCCAGGCCGCATTCGGCAGGTAGAGGACCCGTGGGCCACTCACCCGCTCCGTGTCCTGAAGGGAATGGGTGGCGTAGAGGTCGATCAGCCCGCTCTTCAGGAGGAGTTTCACTTTGAGAGGCCCCCGGTTCATGTGCCACGGGGAATCGACATTCCAGGTCGCCACCGGTATCCCCATCTTCCGGAGCCGTAGAACCAGCGGGATGAAGCGCCACTTGTGGTTGAAGATCGTGCGGAATTCGAAAAGGGCCGCCTCCACGCCGAGGGAAGCGAAGTCCTTTGCGTCCCAGACGTCCTCCAAGACCTCGTGCCCAGTGACCTCTAGCCCTTCCTTCAGGCGCGGCATGCCGAAGCGGGAGTTGAGCACGATCTTCATGGCGCCACCACAGCTCTTCCGGCTGGGTCATGACCCAGCCGCGCGCCGCCTCCACCTGCTTGGCATAACAGTAGAACGCCCCCTCGAAGGTGTATAAGTCCCGCGTCGGCAGCTCGGTTAGAGAGAGCGGCATCGGGTGGGCATGCAATGAGGGAGGCGGTGTCCGATATCCTTGAGGAGTCGTGCCTCATGAATGATACGGCCTCTTGCCCTCCGAAATTTCTGGACGATTCTAGAAAGAGAATCGTTAGGGAACAATAGTTCCTCTTGCTCAGAGCCATCCGGTATCCACTCCACGACCAAGATCAATCCCTTCGAGTCCCCGATCAATGGGAATAACGTCGCTGCCGGTCCGCCCCGCGGCCCTCCAGCGGGGGAGCCGGGAGCCGTAAAGCCGCAGGACTCCCATAAGGGGCTCGTCGTGGGTTGCACCCGGGAGCGGCACGATGCAGTCGGTCGGTCCGCCAAGGGCATTGGCGGCCCAATGGGAATAGCCTGAGATGGGGGTGGCCAGCATGAGCGGACAGCAGGCTAGGGCAAAGAGGTCTGCGACCGGATTGACCCGCGAATCATGGTCCGGCCCCTTGTAGGCATAGGGAGAAACGACATCGAGGGTTGCTACGTCGAAGTTTCTGTGGAGCTCCGTGTAGGTGTCCGGATCGCCGGTACCGGACAGGAAGAAAACGGTATCCTTTTGCCGAGCCTGGATCGCCGCCATGGCCCGTTCGTACCACCAGAGCGGTACTGCCGGCCATTCGGTCCCCGTATTTTCGTAACGATCGGGATCCACCACCTGGAAATCGCCGTGCCGGATATGGACGCCCACTACCGGCCGACCGCCCGTCCGGTCAAAAAACGAGCGAATCTGCGTTGCCAGTGACGGATTGAGGCGCACCTTCCTGGCCACCTCGAGGTAGATCGGATCGAGCAGCGTGGAGGGGCCATCGAGCGACCGGAGGATTATCTTCCTCCCCGCAAGTCTCCCGAGCATCTCCTCGTCACAGTTTCTGACACGGATTGCGCCCAGTTTGGTAAAAGCCCGGACCTTACCCCTCCGGGTTCCATCAACGCTGAAGGAATCGAGCTCGTGCCAGTCCAGAATAATATCGTGTCCGTAGAGGTGCCGTATGGCAAAAGCGAGCGGGAGCGTTTCCAGTCGATTGGAGATACCGACGAATTCATCTATGTACAGTTTTGGCATAAGGGATATTTTCTCGGGAGTTCAGGGGGTCGCACACCGTGACTACCGTCGGCGCTCCTCGATCAATTCAACGGACTTTGCGTACTTGAGAAACGTGTAGACGGCGTACAGCAGTGAAAGGAGGAGGCCGGTGCGGCCTTCCAGAACTCCCATCCTCAGCACGTACATCTTGAAAAAGGTGAAACAGGGCCGGAAAACGACGGAGAGAACTCCCGGTCTCCTCCCTGACTTGACGATTTCTTCCGCCGCCAGCGTCGAGTATCGGTCCATCCTGGCGACGTAATCACCGATCCCCTCGTAGGTGAAGTGGATCAGATTCCCTTGCAGGGTACCGACCGGACCGGGGCACTCAACGGATTCGTGGACGAGGCGCTCGGCGAAGCGGCACCGGGTCCGGTTGTACAGCCTCAGATTATGGTCGGGGTACCAGCCACACCGCCTGATCCAGCGTCTGCCGAAATAATTCTCCCGCGTCACGCGGAAACCGTCGTAACTGGCGAAATCGGCGGAAAGGATCGAGTCCCGCAGTGCCGGAGAAACGCGCTCGTCCGCATCGATATTGAACACCCAATCATTTACAGCCTGATCGGCGGCGAAATTCTTCTGTTTGCCGAAGCCTTCCCATTCGTGCTCGAAATATCGCACCTCAGGGTGATTGCGACAGATTTCGGGAGTCCGGTCGGTGCTTCCCGAATCGACTACGACAATCTCATCAGCCCAATCGAGGCTCGCCAGACAGTCGGAGATATTCTTCTCTTCGTTCTTGGCGATGATGGTGGCCGTTATTTTCATGCGGAGTGCTCCGGTACAGCAACGCGCGTCCGAAGCCGGTCCGCGGCCTCCACCACGTCGTCCACCGTCACCGCTGTCATGCACCGATGGTCCGTGGGGCACTCACGCAGAAGGCACGGAGCGCAGTCGGTGTCGCGGCGCACAATGACGGCACGGTCGCTCCAGGGCGAGGTGGTCGTGTGATCCGTGGAACCGAACACCGCCACGAGCGGAACGCCGAAGGCGGCGGCGATGTGCATGGGGCCCGAGTCGTTGGTGATGAAGAAGTCGCAGCGTTTGATGAGCGCCATCAACTCCCGCACCGAGGTCTTCCCCGCCATGACGAGGGGAGGTACGGTCATGGCGGCGGCGATGTCGGCGGCGATGGCAGCCTCTCCCGGTCCGCCGGTCACCACGACCCGCGCCCCCCAGCGGCGGGACAGTTCGTCGGCCACTGCGGCGAAGCGCTCCGGGTACCAGCGTTTGGCCGCACCATAGGTGGCGCCGGGGTTGATGCCGAGGAGAAAATCGCCCTTTTTCATCCCGTGGCTCTGCAGAAGTTCCTCCACGGCGGCGTCCTCGTCAGGGGTCGTAAAGAGAGCAAGGCTCCGGTCGCGGGTGGCGACACCAAAGCGGCCGAGCATGGCCAGATAGTACTCCACGTGGTGGAGCTGGCGCACGTGTTCATCCACTGGCACACCGTGGGTAAGCAGCGGCCCGCGCCCGTCGGTCCGGTACCCCATGCGGCGGGGTATCCGGGCAAGCCAGGCGATGAGCGCCGCATCGACGGCGTTCTGAAGGAGGATCGCCAGATCGAACCGGCGCGTTCTGAGTTCCCGGGCGAGCCGGAGCTTTCCTCCCAGGCCGGCGTGCGCCCCCCTTCGGTCATAGACGATGACGTCATCCACGGCTTCGTGCACGGTGAAGAGCGGCGCCACGAGGGAGTTGGCCAGAAGCGTCACCCGGGCACCGGGGAAGCTCTCCCGAATGGCCCGCAGGGCAGGCGTGGTCATCACCGCGTCGCCGATCCAGTTGGTGGACCGGACCAGGATCCGGTGCACGGAGTTTTTTTCCAGATGCTTCACGTTACCGGCCACTGCCACCGATCTTTTCCGCCTCATCCACCAGCATGACCGGAATCCCGTCCCGCACCGGGTAGACGAGGCGGCAGGATTCGCAGACAAGCCCCGATTCGTCGCCCCGGAGGACTACCTTCCCTTTGCAGCGTGGACAGGCAAGAATTTCAAGCAATCCTTCCGATAGTGCCATAGTTCACTGCTCCATTTAAAGAATTTTGTTCAGCGCCATTTCCAGGGGCCCGGCGTCCTCAAGGCGAAGTTCCAGGCACGCGGCATAGGTCTCGCCCAACCGGGGAAGATAGCGATCGATCTTCACGGCATCCTTTTCGGTGGTGATGAAGTAGTCGGCACCCACGGCGCGGGCGGCTGCCGCAAGGGCAGTGACCGTCTGGTCATCGTAGCGGCTGTGATCGGGAAGGGGTCGTGTTCCAACCAGCGCGAGCCCCGCACGGCGCACCTCCTCGAA contains:
- a CDS encoding IS5 family transposase; this encodes MRGFDSNTEALFTYVTPESFVPKDHPLRAIRKMADEALAGMDKLFDSMYATTGRSSIPPEKLLKAQLLMILYSIRSNRQLVEQIHYNFLFRWFLGMGLDEKVWDHSSFTKNSERLIGSEVAAEFLSRVLAQAERKRLLSREHFTVDGTLIEAWASIKSFKPKDGPPSAGGGGRNDTVDFKGQKLTNETHGSTTDPDARLYRKGKNKEAKLCYQGHTLMENRSGLIIRTKVTTATGSGERDAAKTMVQQLPRTTRRITLGGDKGYDTEPFVRELRRLKITPHVAQNTTNRRSAIDGRTTNHPNYTISQKIRKRIEEGFGWMKTVGRLRKTMYRGIEKIAMQLDLHAAAYNLVRMKNLGLGVT
- a CDS encoding glycosyltransferase family 4 protein, which codes for MKIGISTRGFWPGKIGGAEMYLRNLVSHLQSCDHVNEYTLLCDEAVAGEFPLKNEAFEIKITGYRKSSPKKLLRSVFRAVSTIDILRAEPRYFDFDIVHHPLSLFKPTWGKFPSVLTIYDIQHEYFPEFFAAEELVRRRKAYLDSARRATRIIAISKFTRDSLVAEYGIEPDRIDVVFLGHGPEYHPRDEVQQLQALRDRYELSRPFMIYPAATWPHKNHETLLKALRVLVNDYRFDGDLVLTGIAVNSFDKLRASAQAFGVGNHLKILNFIPSDHMPLLYNLASLMVFPSLFEGFGLPVVEAMASGCPVACSNVTSIPEVAGEAAVMFDPKEAEGIAAAVARVWSDSGFASTLRCRGIERASHFSWQNTANKTIDVYRRAV
- the gmd gene encoding GDP-mannose 4,6-dehydratase; the protein is MKRALITGISGQDGSYLADLLLAKGYEVHGVIRRSSSFNTGRIDHLYRDPHEPNVRIFLHYGDLNDASSINRVLREVRPDEIYNLGAQSHVRVSFDVPEYTGEIDALGTVRILEGIRETGLNTKFYQASSSELYGKVVETPQRETTPFYPRSPYACAKAYAYYLTVNYRESYGMYACNGILFNHESPRRGETFVTRKITRAAGRIKAGLQERLYLGNLDAKRDWGFAGDYVEAMWLMLQQQEADDFVVATGETYSVREFAEKVFARLDMPLEWQGVGVQEKGVDTKSGRIVIEIDPRYFRPAEVDLLLGDSTKARRQLGWQPKVDFSGLVDMMTDADLALAEREKRANG
- a CDS encoding glycosyltransferase family 4 protein, with product MKILYDISVLGKSLVDNRARTGVFRVVENVALGLTQSVDVQLLFSAMETLTPSLDYVREHELFSGIPFAYPKLALVIEKHKDAICHRARAMSPVTQIPLKILAETLRVALRIVKNDSPFGHLATNVVDVFHSPFLPIPPDIVKIKNVKRFITVYDLIPLLHPEYFEFKEDHLLRRVVDCIDPETHVIAISQSTKDDLCSYRKQIDPSRIVVTHLAASPFFYKIYDNKKIAEKLAKYSIPNRPYILSLSTLEPRKNIDHIIRCFAKIINQEKIDDLCLVLVGSKGWDYSKIFEELSKYESMSDRIIVTGYVSDEDLAALYSGALAFVYPSLYEGFGLPPLEAMQCGVPVITSNTSSLPEVVGDAGILVDPRDGDSLCEAILSLYNDTSRRAVLSELSLQRSSQFSWTKCVDETIAAYRSAIER
- a CDS encoding GDP-mannose 4,6-dehydratase yields the protein MDKRKALIIGISGQDGAYLARLLLAKGYEVYGTARDAQMAMFTNLKLLGIYDKLCLESMAPNDFRSVFQTISKIMPCEIYNLAGQSSVGLSFLQPVETLESISVSTLNILEAIRFIGGPIRFYNASSSECFGDTEGMAADELTPFRPRSPYAVAKSAAFWEVANYREAYNLFACSGILFNHESPLRPERFVTKKIIATVCRISNGCNEKLQLGNISIERDWGWAPEYVEAMWLMLQRDYPNDYVIATGESNSLENFVEEAFKAVGLDWKKYVTIDKSLFRPTEIASGRGNPAKAKEQLGWEAQVKMRQVVRNMVEAELQKI
- a CDS encoding class I SAM-dependent methyltransferase, which codes for MANLYSLENARKFNWSSVSGSLNAERIKMLEDHVQGKKILDAGCGGGGYVRFLKEKGFDACGMDYHRDFIRLAKDADPAGSYVVGDLTSLPFDNKYFDCSICLDVIEHIHNDIQALSELIRVTDKRIILALPRDNTDVDMYNLTFLHYSDKTHVKNYTDDTICDLIGNFKVKKFIIKRELPVPLKNLFLDMIDSDCLIGRYGSLKKHILGYLFKYVIEKINFKKIYTGYVVVIDLI